In Anomaloglossus baeobatrachus isolate aAnoBae1 chromosome 2, aAnoBae1.hap1, whole genome shotgun sequence, the DNA window TATTTTAGCTGTGGATTTTCCTGTGTTTCCGAGGCGTTATGCCAAAACAGAAACATATGGCACTGGCGTAATGGATCTGGGTGTGGGATGTTTTACTTTTGCAAATGCCCTTATTTCCCCAGAAGCGAGATCAAAACATGAAGAAAAAACGTCTGCATTTCACAAAGTGAAAAAACAACTTATTTCAGTGTGGCCGTTAGTCTTTCTTGGACTTGGACGACTTCTCAGCGTGAAAGCGATAGATTATCATGAACACGTCTCTGAGTATGGAGTTCATTGGAACTTTTTTTTCACTTTGGCAATTGTTAGGGTGTTTTCATCATGTCTGCTAACTTTAATTCCAACACACAAAATCTGGCATGTGGCAACAATTATTATTGTCAGTTATCAAATACTGCTGGAAACAACTAATTTAAAGACTTTTATCTTATATGGAAGTGATAAAAAAGGCTCACGACATGGTTTTATTAATGCAAACCGAGAAGGAATATTCTCTGTAATTGGTTACATTGGAATTTACATGATTGGAGTTCAGATTGGATCTTACCTACTAAAGAAAAGGATATTTGTTAAAGAATGGATAGAATTATTTCTTAAGTTCACCGTTCTATCTGCTACGATTTTCATTAGTATGATCATAGTTCAAATATATGTTGAGCCTATTTCCCGCAGATTGGGCAACTTTCCGTTTTGCATTTGGACTGTTGGCCAGTGTATGGCTTTTCTATGCCTGATATTTTTATGTGATCTGGTTTTGGTGTTTGCTAAACATTTGACCCCTGGAAGCGATGTTCCTAGTACATGGAATTTAAGCAGCGTTATACACAGTTACCCAAAGAATGTTTTGCACCTAAATGATAAAAAGAAAGTAATCAATTTCTGTCTCATTGAAGCGATCAATAGGAATCAGTTGCTTTTCTTCTTGCACTCAAATATACTGACTGGTATGGTAAACCTAATGATTGATACTATTCACAGTAACAATGTATTCGCTGTCCTTGCACTTCTCATGTACATGTTTTCAAACTGTTTGATTTCTTATATTTTACATATAAATCATATTACTGTTAAGCTGTGGTGAGCAGCGGGGGATTATTTAATTCATGATTACACTTAAAAAATGTTTTAATGAAGAAATTTTCTCTTCCTTAGGGTAGGTTAGATTTCATTGCATTAAAAGGGTTTACTAGTGCTATAATATTGACCTTCCCCTTGGGTAGGCCCAAAGTATCAGATTAGAGGGAGTCTGGCACCTTCACCGATGAGCTGATATTTGTGCAGGGAATAGTTGGAAATAATTGATGTATGGAGAAGAACATGACAGCTCAATCACACTCTTTAGTGGCTGTTCTAGAGTGCTGCAAGTCAACTGTTATAAATCCATATTCTAGAGGAAAAAAAACAGTTGGGGCTCATTCAGACGTTTTTGATTTTTGATCTGACCTCAGACCACAGTGCACGGACTGGCCCTTGGTATCCCAACCCAAGTGTAACTGCTTCATAAAAATGTATGAAGCTGTCCCAATCGGGCTGGGTCAACCACAGACAGTCCATGCTTTGGCAGTCCGTGCTGGGACCGATTGGCATGGACGTCTGCATGAGCCCTAAGATGACATTTATTCTCAATATTCAAATTATTGTTTCTTTCCTGACTGGAAAAAGACAGGAACTTTAGAAAACAAATATTGTGGGTTCTAGCAAAGATGTCCATCCAATGACGttaggatattattattattatatgacttGTGAAAACTTGAAGACCTGTCAACTTCTTACATGTCTGTTGTAGTAAATACTTGTGTTCCTCATGAAATAACAATACTGTGACATTTTCTGTTAGTTTGGCATTATGCTGAGTTGTCAGTGTTGTATATTCATACTTTCTAGGACAAATAACTGGAATGGTGCAGTGCAGAATTCTAAGAAAATATGCACTGGAAGACTTTATTTTATTAGCAATTTAATTACTTAAATAATCATGTTAGGTCAACTTACCATGTTATTATCATAATCATTGagaagaaaaatttcagaagtataaaatggaaaaactaaaataaaatgatgtatACTAACCCAATTTAAACCCCGTGGCTCCTGTGAAGACCGTTTCAAGAAGCAATGACAACCAATTCATTGGTCAAGTGATTGATCAGAGCTGCAGCCAATCTTGGGCCTTGGTAGTCAGGTGACTAAACAACTGGATTTCATTACTTACTGCCTTGCCAGAGATCACCATAGTGTCCTGTGCTGGAACCATTGGGTTAAAAATGAGAATGACCAAAGCAAATCCTTTCCTTTGACAACATAATATTACAATATCTGGTTTCCAGACTCTATGCTCTTCTGAAACTGCCCCTACTACTAACAACTAAATCTAATTGTACCTAATTTGTTCTGATGCTTCTGGATCTCTTTGCACCATTTGACTAACAAGTGTTACCAACTTCTCACTTAGATCCACTCTAATGAccttaatgcgggcttcacacggtacgatctatcgtgcgattgcacgagcgatcgtatccgcccccgttgtttgtgtgtcacgggcaattagttgcctgtggtgcacaaagtcgttaaacccccgtcacacgtacttacctgctgagcgacctcgctgtgggcggcgaacatccacttcctgaagggaccggccaacagaagtggaggggcggagatgagcgggatgtaaacatgccgcccacctccttccttctgcattgccggctggagtcgcgggatgcaggtaagctgtgttcatcgttccccgggtgtcacacggagcgatgtgtgctgccccaggtacaatgaacaaccggcgccattaaaaataaacaatttttaaaaaaataagtgtcgaggacacgactcacaatttgagtgagcaattctgcgtcgctcggagctgtcacacaaaacgacgtcgcaagcgatgccggatgtgcgtcacgaaacccgtgaccccgacgatgcatcgcgcgatagctcatctcgtgtgacgcccgcattaggcctcGGCTCCACTTGCGCATCCCTTCCGATGCTCTCAAATTGGAAGCGATCtgttaatgaccctcggctcaggctctgcactTTCTTCCTCTCCTCTGCTTCCCGACTATGCGTATATTGCCCTGCAcatggatgacatgcgagtgcagtgtgatgtttcacaggcAGCCatcgacttgtatgggtgcatgtgaaccaagactcactgccaaacacagcatgctgcgattctttttttcatgccgatatggcatgagaaaagaattgccaatcaacactgccccatagtttaacACTGgagcgagtgcaatccaatgttttatcggattacaCTTGTCCATGTAAAACGCAAGTGGAGCCGAAGCCTAAGGGGAATGTTCTCCCCTGAACCTTGACTGCTCTTTCAGTGGATCATTTACTGGTTGTTCTTCCTCATTTCTTCCCCCTTAGAGTTGATGTTTGGTCCTTTCTTTCTGACTATATGGGGCTTCTTTTTACATAAATTATCAGCAGATTTGACTGTCTGTACTGTCTCTATGCTGTTTACTCCAAATTAAACACAATTTCTCTTAATATTTCCTGTGCACAAGTACAAAACACCAGAGTGTCCTGCTATTTCTAATATCATATCCTACTTCAATTAGAAAAGTGATCTTTCCAAAATTCAACTTCTTGTGTGTCGCATTACCATAAATCTCAAATAACATGCTCACTGTGTTGGGGTTTTAGTTCACTCAAATCTTTttcttttaaggctatgttcacacagggcttttttgttttgctgcgttttttagctgcagatttgtcttggttttatgcaaatccattctaattaaaagctgctttttacagtcccagcaaagtctgagatttctgaaatctcatgcacacacacaaacacatcaggtttttttttcctgactgttttatcAAATACttgcgtttttggtcaggttttaaagactgagcatgtcaattctttgctgcagatttgctgcgttttttcattgatacaacccattttgtagaaaaatagcaaatccgcaccaaatctgcagcaaaaacgccactaaaaaacacatgaaaaacgtaccaaaaacgcagatgactcaaacgaGATTTTCTGCCACAAAATCAGGTTTTGGTctggaaaaaaacttaccaaaaaagccctgtgtgaacatagccttactttgtATATACAATAACATGCATCCTCATGTGTAATGATCACCTCAAAAACGTATCCTAAATCCAATAAATTTCTTACCTTCAAAACTGCAAAATCTCTTGGGCAATGTTCATacaatgtttgttttttgttttgttttttacattaaAAAAACATAAGTTTTTCAAGTACCAACCGCtacagaaaacttttttttttttttgcactttttccctACCAGATGTTCATCAAAATCGCGTCAGAAAAAAACTTTGTATGAGCAGAAAAAAATCCTACAAAAGTGAATATCACGCATTTTTAAATGCTTTGAGAAGTATTTTGAAGCATccactaaaaaaaaaattataaaactatTGCTATGATTCATTATAAGCTTGACTACGGTTACTCACTACTATTTGGTCATCTCAGAAACTCTCCCCTCTCTAGTACAGATGAGCGAACTCggggaagttcggtttggcgggctCATCCGGACTTTAGATGAAGTTGGGTTCGGGACCCGgatgtgacctgaaccccaatggaagtcactagttCGGCATTTTAAGTCTccacctacatgcagccagccataaaaagaacacttctgggggaggggtttttcaatttaattttatatttttttgtacatGGTACATACAATCATCCGGTTATCCCTGatgcaagccgttcaaacactgcaagcggct includes these proteins:
- the PIGW gene encoding glucosaminyl-phosphatidylinositol-acyltransferase PIGW is translated as MSGKQLKELFVRNLNGTSIEEISLGLSITPLCILCRGLILISLYQKFGVIVYSWKYCLFLDFSLLVLPQVLSCTVFSDFLHLAVLCISLTCALRFYMIYRNTVSSKNTSFTNICQTFLNAQMEDRNVPCVTTFRVFINLLTAISILAVDFPVFPRRYAKTETYGTGVMDLGVGCFTFANALISPEARSKHEEKTSAFHKVKKQLISVWPLVFLGLGRLLSVKAIDYHEHVSEYGVHWNFFFTLAIVRVFSSCLLTLIPTHKIWHVATIIIVSYQILLETTNLKTFILYGSDKKGSRHGFINANREGIFSVIGYIGIYMIGVQIGSYLLKKRIFVKEWIELFLKFTVLSATIFISMIIVQIYVEPISRRLGNFPFCIWTVGQCMAFLCLIFLCDLVLVFAKHLTPGSDVPSTWNLSSVIHSYPKNVLHLNDKKKVINFCLIEAINRNQLLFFLHSNILTGMVNLMIDTIHSNNVFAVLALLMYMFSNCLISYILHINHITVKLW